In a single window of the Pseudomonadota bacterium genome:
- a CDS encoding MFS transporter produces MRIPDFVAFMASRVLSGVATSLLSTQVNWHVYELSGSAFQLGLVGLVQFLPALLLSPVGGVVADSYERRRIAQMSQAVLAIGGLVLWLATSQGLATLPLLYGIVLCTSSATAFENPARAALLPTLLPAALFPAAVTFYAGGQMIAFMSGPALQGIVLAATDLATVYAVHAVLIAGAFTVLSFVRPRPLSGPGRGLSLAAIREGWAYVRGNQVVLGCMTLDMFAVLFGGAKALLPIYAKDILHTGPAGYGLLVASLEIGSVLMWLVLMIAPPLERAGRALLFAVGVFGAATIVFGFSRSYPLSVAAYLVAGMADYVSVVMRSVAVQLSTPNELRGRVSSINMLFIGASNQLGAVESGFVAALTNATFSVVSGGVGCLIVLGIVAVKLPELGEYDLRTARHHEG; encoded by the coding sequence TTGCGCATCCCGGACTTCGTCGCGTTCATGGCCAGCCGGGTTCTGTCCGGAGTGGCGACCTCGCTGCTTAGCACGCAGGTGAACTGGCACGTCTACGAACTTTCCGGTTCAGCGTTTCAACTGGGTCTGGTCGGGCTCGTGCAGTTCTTGCCCGCCTTGCTTCTGAGCCCTGTAGGCGGCGTGGTTGCGGACAGCTACGAGCGCCGCCGCATCGCACAGATGTCGCAAGCGGTCTTGGCAATTGGAGGCCTGGTGCTTTGGCTGGCAACTTCCCAGGGGCTGGCCACCCTGCCGCTGCTTTACGGCATCGTGTTGTGTACCTCCTCGGCCACGGCCTTTGAAAACCCCGCTCGCGCCGCCCTGCTTCCCACGCTGCTTCCCGCGGCCCTCTTTCCAGCTGCCGTCACGTTTTACGCGGGCGGCCAGATGATCGCATTCATGTCGGGACCGGCCTTGCAAGGCATCGTGCTGGCCGCAACGGATCTGGCGACTGTCTACGCGGTCCACGCCGTGCTGATCGCGGGCGCATTCACGGTGCTGTCCTTTGTTCGCCCGCGCCCGCTCAGCGGCCCCGGACGCGGCTTGAGCCTCGCGGCAATCCGCGAGGGTTGGGCCTACGTCCGCGGCAACCAGGTGGTGCTTGGTTGCATGACGCTGGACATGTTTGCCGTGCTTTTCGGAGGCGCCAAGGCGCTGCTTCCGATCTACGCCAAGGACATCCTGCACACGGGGCCCGCCGGCTACGGCCTGCTCGTGGCTTCGCTCGAGATCGGGTCGGTCTTGATGTGGCTCGTGCTCATGATCGCGCCGCCGCTGGAGCGCGCGGGGCGGGCGCTGCTGTTCGCGGTGGGGGTGTTCGGAGCTGCCACGATCGTGTTCGGGTTTTCCCGTTCCTACCCGCTCTCCGTGGCGGCCTATCTGGTGGCCGGCATGGCCGACTACGTCAGCGTGGTGATGCGCAGCGTGGCGGTCCAACTCTCGACACCCAACGAGCTGCGAGGTCGCGTGAGCTCCATCAACATGCTCTTCATCGGCGCTTCAAACCAACTGGGCGCCGTGGAGTCGGGCTTCGTGGCGGCACTGACCAATGCCACCTTTTCGGTCGTGAGCGGCGGAGTCGGCTGCCTGATCGTGCTCGGCATCGTGGCGGTCAAGCTTCCCGAGCTGGGCGAATACGACCTGCGCACAGCAAGACACCACGAAGGCTAG
- a CDS encoding winged helix-turn-helix domain-containing protein has protein sequence MWTFLSNHAHVLLCLARDPDMRLRDVADAVGITERGTHRIVSDLEEAGVIERVREGRRNHYDIDPSICLRHPLESNRTVGSLLESLLDPVEARRLGLGSRRGRGVASR, from the coding sequence ATGTGGACGTTTCTTAGCAACCACGCGCACGTGCTGTTGTGCCTGGCCCGTGACCCGGACATGCGACTGCGCGACGTGGCCGATGCCGTTGGGATCACCGAACGTGGAACACACCGCATCGTCAGCGACCTGGAAGAGGCAGGAGTGATCGAACGCGTGCGCGAAGGCCGAAGGAATCACTACGACATCGATCCATCGATCTGTCTGCGGCATCCCCTCGAATCCAACCGAACGGTCGGAAGTCTGCTCGAGTCGTTGCTCGACCCGGTCGAGGCGCGCCGCCTGGGCCTGGGATCGCGCCGCGGACGAGGGGTAGCAAGCAGATGA
- a CDS encoding DUF882 domain-containing protein — translation MKHGLRVLLFSNAGTPARSLWIPRWLAVVGASLLPLPVLCGFTLGRRWEPTSSSYSLAQATRLQADPPSGGNQPPSALDAASASAQQPVPEAPIPSMRLKNASAPATAVVSEPTSPGAPDPASGPVGPQLAGEDAAPIAQQAAPGGYASGAAAPSMQPPGDARYAANDSGSQADPQLVHPPLLPPAQSPYPFRYSRWLAVHTSEEGLAAAEQVMLHAAGSDAIVLDQAQLQAMADEGAQPGEAKVDPPEQPKLRFTLPRLGGKELARLGRSPFRVLALHTGEFLQVRPFDEGGQPRTQAFDAINRLMRCRRTGSEVNMDPRLVRILLQLSARHGRELHLISGHRAPKVRGTSPNSQHTLGKAADVRVPRVSAAQLAASAVRLGARGVGLYRHKRFVHIDVRDRRPYYWEYADKEEPLAAMALWEPDAGWRKQSRASVRMAAAAHAHWSRSSDAKKIAARGTGLAAAGKSALASAADKSAKAMVPVAAEQGKSAPGQPERLVKAMVPAAREASTPPGDQHALDRFPVGSDGDLDTALDLLSPDQPTGSDATETDDI, via the coding sequence ATGAAGCACGGCCTTAGAGTTCTGCTCTTCAGCAACGCTGGAACGCCGGCGCGGTCACTATGGATCCCGCGTTGGCTGGCCGTTGTAGGTGCCTCGCTGTTGCCGCTGCCCGTGCTGTGCGGTTTCACGTTGGGGCGACGCTGGGAGCCAACGTCCTCGTCCTACAGTCTGGCGCAGGCAACCCGGCTGCAAGCGGATCCCCCATCCGGAGGAAACCAGCCCCCGAGCGCGCTTGATGCCGCGAGCGCCAGCGCGCAGCAGCCTGTACCTGAGGCCCCGATTCCGTCCATGCGGCTGAAGAATGCCTCCGCGCCTGCGACAGCCGTGGTAAGCGAGCCGACATCGCCAGGGGCACCCGACCCAGCCTCCGGCCCTGTTGGTCCGCAGCTGGCCGGTGAAGACGCGGCGCCGATCGCGCAGCAGGCAGCACCCGGCGGCTACGCGTCCGGCGCGGCAGCACCCTCGATGCAGCCACCGGGCGACGCGCGGTACGCCGCCAACGACTCGGGCTCGCAGGCGGACCCGCAGCTCGTGCACCCCCCGCTTCTGCCGCCAGCGCAATCGCCCTACCCTTTTCGCTACTCCAGGTGGCTGGCGGTCCACACCAGCGAAGAAGGGCTGGCTGCTGCCGAGCAGGTCATGCTGCACGCGGCAGGTAGCGATGCGATCGTGCTGGATCAAGCTCAGCTTCAGGCCATGGCTGACGAGGGCGCGCAACCTGGCGAGGCCAAGGTCGATCCGCCCGAGCAACCCAAGCTGCGCTTCACGCTGCCACGACTTGGTGGAAAGGAGCTCGCAAGGCTTGGCCGCAGTCCTTTTAGAGTGCTGGCCCTGCATACGGGAGAGTTCCTTCAGGTGCGCCCCTTTGACGAGGGCGGGCAACCTCGAACGCAAGCCTTCGACGCGATCAACCGCTTGATGCGCTGCCGGCGTACCGGCAGCGAGGTGAACATGGATCCCCGCCTCGTCCGGATCCTGCTGCAGTTGTCTGCGCGCCACGGAAGGGAACTGCATCTGATCTCGGGGCATCGGGCCCCCAAGGTGCGCGGCACCTCGCCCAACAGTCAACACACGTTGGGCAAGGCCGCGGACGTGCGCGTCCCGCGGGTCTCCGCCGCACAGCTGGCCGCGAGCGCGGTGCGGCTCGGCGCGCGCGGTGTGGGTCTGTACCGGCACAAGCGCTTTGTGCATATCGATGTACGCGACCGGCGCCCGTACTACTGGGAGTACGCGGACAAGGAGGAGCCGCTAGCGGCCATGGCGCTCTGGGAGCCGGATGCGGGTTGGCGCAAGCAGTCACGGGCCAGCGTGCGCATGGCCGCGGCGGCTCACGCCCACTGGTCGCGTTCCAGCGACGCCAAGAAGATCGCCGCGCGGGGCACCGGCCTTGCCGCAGCCGGCAAGTCCGCCCTGGCCAGTGCGGCGGACAAGTCCGCCAAGGCCATGGTCCCGGTTGCAGCCGAACAAGGGAAATCCGCGCCGGGGCAACCTGAAAGGCTGGTCAAGGCGATGGTACCGGCCGCTCGGGAGGCGAGCACGCCCCCCGGCGACCAGCACGCCCTGGACCGCTTCCCGGTTGGGAGCGACGGGGATCTGGACACGGCCCTCGACCTGCTGAGTCCCGACCAGCCGACGGGCAGCGACGCTACCGAGACGGACGATATCTGA
- the hutI gene encoding imidazolonepropionase, translating to MSLLIANARVVTGAGSPPLASADVQIEGTRIAKIGRGLWCPQDTQRIDARGRVLMPGFVDAHTHALWAGDRLAEFEQQQRGASYLEILAAGGGIMATVRAVRAASEDELAERLLERLNLMLREGSTTIEVKSGYGLSTESELKLLRAIHRAAGSFEGTVVPTALLGHALDPTQDRFVQRVIDETLPAVHQAFPGVTIDAYCEQGSWSVDACTRLFERASSLGHPMRVHADQFTSLGMLERALELGARSVDHLEAASRKDLMRLAAFGAYGVMLPASSFHLNQRYGNGRALLDAGGKLVIATNCNPGSAPSSSMPFVVALAVRKLGVTLAEAVSACTYTAAQLLGFEDRGLIADGRRADLILLRHRDERLLGYEVGGNPVDLVICAGNPLGSGFRVAKSAR from the coding sequence ATGTCGCTGCTGATCGCGAACGCTCGTGTCGTGACCGGGGCCGGCTCGCCGCCGCTCGCCAGTGCCGATGTGCAGATCGAGGGAACACGGATCGCGAAGATCGGTCGGGGCTTGTGGTGCCCCCAAGACACGCAACGCATCGATGCCCGCGGGCGAGTCCTGATGCCCGGATTCGTCGATGCGCATACCCACGCACTGTGGGCTGGGGATCGACTCGCCGAGTTCGAGCAGCAGCAGCGGGGCGCAAGCTACCTGGAGATACTCGCCGCAGGTGGCGGCATCATGGCGACCGTGCGCGCCGTGCGTGCCGCAAGCGAGGACGAGCTTGCCGAGCGCTTGCTCGAGCGTCTCAACCTGATGCTTCGGGAAGGCAGCACAACGATCGAGGTCAAGTCCGGATACGGGCTGAGCACCGAAAGCGAGCTCAAGCTGCTGCGCGCCATCCATCGCGCTGCCGGGAGCTTCGAAGGAACGGTGGTGCCCACCGCGCTGCTCGGGCATGCCCTGGACCCAACGCAGGACAGGTTCGTACAGCGCGTGATCGACGAGACGCTGCCAGCCGTGCACCAAGCCTTTCCCGGGGTGACGATCGATGCCTATTGCGAACAGGGCTCGTGGAGCGTCGATGCATGCACCCGGCTCTTTGAGCGCGCCAGCTCGTTGGGTCACCCGATGCGCGTACATGCGGACCAGTTCACATCGCTTGGGATGCTCGAAAGAGCGCTCGAGCTCGGGGCCCGCAGTGTGGATCACCTGGAGGCGGCGAGCCGCAAAGACCTGATGCGCCTGGCGGCGTTCGGCGCCTACGGTGTGATGCTGCCGGCAAGCAGCTTTCACCTGAACCAGCGCTACGGCAACGGTCGCGCCCTGCTCGATGCGGGCGGCAAGCTTGTGATCGCCACCAACTGCAACCCGGGCTCGGCGCCCAGCTCGTCCATGCCTTTCGTTGTCGCGCTGGCCGTTCGCAAGCTGGGTGTGACGCTGGCCGAAGCCGTCAGCGCGTGCACCTACACAGCTGCACAGTTGCTCGGGTTTGAAGATCGGGGGCTGATTGCCGACGGCAGACGAGCCGACCTCATCCTGCTGCGCCACCGCGACGAGCGCCTGCTGGGCTACGAGGTAGGTGGAAACCCGGTCGATCTCGTAATTTGCGCCGGCAACCCGCTCGGATCGGGCTTCAGAGTTGCCAAGAGCGCTCGATAG
- the hutU gene encoding urocanate hydratase, whose product MPAGLRAPRGSQRVCKTWQAEAAMRMLMNNLDPEVAEDPARLVVYGGRGQAVRSWAAFDAMVNSLKRLDVDETLLVQSGKPVGIVRTHKDAPRVLIANSNLVPRWATQQHFDHLVREGLMMFGQMTAGSWIYIGSQGIVQGTYETFAECARQHFGGAMEGRLTVTAGCGGMGGAQPLAVSMNGGVCLIADVDRSKLERRLTEGYLDEIVDDLDTAVDRARQCLESRQARSLGIPLNAVALLERLIERRITPDALTDQTPAHDVLSYVPLGCSVEQAQSLRIKDPAGYGERSLDTMARHVRAMLALQQRGAVTFDYGNNLRQRAFDRGVEDAFRFPGFVPAYIRTQFCVGRGPFRWVALSGEAEDIYRTDQALLELFPEREGLKRWLTLARERIRFQGLPARICWLGLGERDKAALAFNELVAKGEVSAPLVLGRDHLDCGSVASPNRETEGMRDGTDAVSDWPLLNAMTNVASGASWVSFHHGGGVGIGFAQHAGQVIVADGTADAAARLRRVQTNDPALGVLRHADAGYPEAQACADRQGLKVPMRNW is encoded by the coding sequence ATGCCCGCGGGCTTGCGTGCGCCACGCGGCAGTCAGCGCGTCTGCAAGACCTGGCAGGCCGAAGCCGCGATGCGCATGCTGATGAACAACCTGGACCCGGAGGTCGCGGAGGATCCCGCTCGGCTCGTGGTGTACGGCGGTCGTGGACAGGCTGTGCGCTCCTGGGCTGCCTTTGACGCCATGGTCAACTCACTCAAGCGCCTCGATGTCGACGAAACGCTCCTGGTCCAGTCGGGCAAGCCCGTCGGCATCGTGCGCACACACAAGGATGCTCCGCGAGTGCTGATCGCCAACAGCAACCTGGTGCCTCGTTGGGCCACGCAGCAGCACTTCGACCATCTGGTTCGTGAGGGCCTGATGATGTTCGGGCAGATGACCGCCGGCTCGTGGATCTACATCGGCAGCCAGGGCATCGTGCAGGGTACCTACGAGACGTTTGCCGAGTGCGCGCGCCAGCACTTCGGCGGGGCGATGGAAGGCCGGCTGACGGTCACCGCTGGCTGTGGCGGCATGGGTGGCGCGCAACCGCTCGCCGTCAGCATGAACGGCGGAGTATGCCTGATCGCGGACGTGGACCGCAGCAAGCTCGAGCGGCGCCTGACCGAAGGCTACCTCGATGAGATCGTCGACGATCTCGACACCGCCGTCGATCGAGCCCGGCAGTGCCTCGAGTCCAGGCAAGCGCGTTCGCTCGGCATCCCGCTGAATGCCGTCGCGCTTCTGGAACGCCTGATCGAGCGCCGGATTACCCCGGACGCCTTGACCGATCAGACTCCAGCACACGACGTGCTGAGCTACGTGCCGCTCGGCTGCAGCGTCGAGCAGGCCCAGTCGCTGCGGATAAAGGACCCTGCGGGCTACGGCGAGCGAAGCCTGGACACGATGGCCCGTCATGTGCGGGCCATGCTCGCGCTGCAACAACGGGGCGCCGTGACCTTCGACTACGGCAACAACCTGCGGCAGCGAGCCTTCGACCGTGGCGTCGAGGATGCCTTCCGCTTCCCAGGTTTCGTGCCCGCCTACATCCGTACTCAGTTCTGCGTGGGCCGGGGACCCTTTCGCTGGGTGGCTTTGTCGGGCGAGGCCGAGGACATCTATCGAACGGACCAAGCGCTCCTGGAGTTGTTTCCCGAGCGCGAGGGGCTAAAGCGCTGGCTCACGTTGGCACGAGAAAGGATCCGGTTTCAGGGGCTGCCGGCACGCATCTGTTGGCTCGGGCTTGGAGAGCGCGACAAGGCGGCGCTGGCCTTCAACGAGTTGGTTGCCAAAGGGGAAGTGTCTGCACCCCTGGTGCTCGGCCGGGATCATCTGGACTGCGGCTCGGTAGCTTCTCCGAATCGCGAAACCGAGGGCATGCGAGATGGCACGGACGCGGTGAGCGATTGGCCGTTGCTCAATGCCATGACCAACGTGGCGAGCGGAGCCTCGTGGGTCAGCTTTCATCATGGGGGCGGCGTCGGGATCGGTTTTGCTCAGCATGCCGGACAAGTGATCGTGGCGGACGGGACCGCAGACGCCGCCGCGCGGCTGCGCCGGGTGCAAACCAACGATCCTGCGCTGGGCGTATTGCGCCATGCCGATGCGGGTTACCCGGAGGCGCAAGCCTGTGCCGACCGGCAGGGGCTCAAGGTGCCAATGCGTAACTGGTAA
- the hutH gene encoding histidine ammonia-lyase, translating to MAQAVRIDGKALSIEQVERVARHNARVKLTQQALCSLRGAHDTLLGVLGSGQVIYGVNTGFGSLARERIDARQLREVQHNLIRSHAAGVGAALPPDSVRAMWLLLAAALARGHSGVRPEVAEAIVALLNADVTPLVPEIGSVGASGDLAPLAHAALVLLGEGEATLGGRRLSGSEALAAAGIAPLSLQAKEGLALLNGTHLMAAEGALLLSDCERLVDAALAAAAMSIDACRGTDAFLDDRVQVARGQRGQREVAHRLRRLIDGSQIVPSHQDGDPRVQDPYSLRCSPQVMGSVVDALSFVRGVFERELGAATDNPLVFAPDPVYARSIVSAGNFHGLPLALALDTLAIALSHLAGIAERRVYYMLAASDTENPLNTHLSPMPGLHSGLMIAQYTAAACCNELVGLATPASVANLPTSAGMEDYNSFGPYAARKARRGLALATSVVAIELLCASEALEYQRPLRSGHGVERAHALVREVVDRRTRDRPPAPDVEAIARLVRSGRFRELVNDR from the coding sequence ATGGCGCAGGCTGTCCGTATCGACGGGAAGGCGCTGTCCATAGAGCAAGTCGAGCGCGTGGCTCGGCACAACGCTCGAGTCAAGCTCACGCAACAAGCCCTCTGCAGCTTGCGTGGGGCGCATGACACCTTGCTTGGAGTCCTGGGCTCCGGGCAGGTGATCTACGGTGTCAACACGGGATTCGGCTCGCTGGCGCGGGAGCGTATCGACGCCAGGCAGCTGCGCGAAGTGCAACACAATCTCATCCGCTCGCACGCTGCCGGAGTTGGAGCAGCGCTGCCGCCCGACAGCGTGCGGGCCATGTGGCTGCTGCTGGCTGCTGCCCTCGCGCGCGGCCACTCGGGCGTGCGACCCGAGGTGGCCGAGGCGATCGTCGCCTTGCTGAATGCCGATGTGACGCCCTTGGTACCCGAGATCGGTTCGGTGGGAGCCTCGGGTGACCTTGCCCCGCTGGCACACGCTGCCCTGGTGCTGCTCGGCGAAGGAGAGGCGACGCTTGGCGGTCGGCGCCTGTCTGGCTCCGAGGCGCTGGCTGCCGCCGGCATCGCACCGCTTTCGCTGCAAGCCAAGGAGGGGCTCGCATTGCTCAACGGCACCCACCTGATGGCGGCCGAAGGAGCACTGCTGCTATCCGACTGCGAACGACTCGTTGACGCAGCACTGGCCGCGGCAGCCATGTCGATCGACGCTTGTCGCGGCACCGATGCCTTTCTGGATGACCGCGTGCAGGTTGCGCGGGGGCAGCGGGGCCAGCGGGAAGTCGCGCACCGCTTGCGCCGGCTCATCGACGGTAGCCAGATCGTGCCGAGCCACCAAGACGGCGATCCGAGGGTGCAGGACCCCTACTCGCTGCGTTGCTCGCCGCAGGTGATGGGAAGCGTGGTGGACGCGCTGAGCTTCGTGCGCGGTGTGTTCGAGCGTGAGCTCGGCGCCGCAACGGACAATCCGCTGGTGTTTGCCCCCGATCCCGTATACGCGCGCTCGATCGTCTCCGCGGGCAACTTTCACGGCCTGCCCCTCGCACTGGCTCTCGACACGCTGGCCATCGCCCTTTCCCATTTGGCGGGAATAGCGGAGCGGCGCGTATACTACATGCTCGCCGCATCGGACACAGAGAATCCTCTGAACACCCACCTGAGCCCGATGCCGGGCTTGCATTCAGGCCTGATGATCGCGCAGTACACGGCGGCAGCCTGCTGCAACGAGCTGGTGGGTCTGGCCACGCCCGCCAGCGTAGCCAACCTGCCGACCAGTGCCGGAATGGAGGACTACAATTCGTTCGGCCCGTACGCCGCCCGCAAGGCCAGGCGCGGACTGGCCCTCGCCACGTCGGTCGTGGCCATCGAGCTGCTTTGCGCCAGCGAAGCACTCGAATACCAGCGTCCGCTTCGCTCGGGACACGGGGTAGAGCGAGCCCATGCCTTGGTACGCGAGGTGGTCGATCGTCGCACCCGCGATCGCCCGCCCGCACCCGACGTGGAAGCGATCGCGCGCCTGGTGCGCAGCGGACGCTTTCGGGAGCTGGTGAACGATCGGTAG
- a CDS encoding response regulator, translating into MPPKPLPSIPVPARTVPRKILVVDDNETGIRALKRALRGTNLHVVSTHSPFEFAELLKREKPDLALVDVNLPAINGDKIVSIARMYDEQPCPLVLYSARAPHELEALVRDCGAAGWVYKSGDSKDLVRQLERYLPGTTSTIRSADANRYRRKSA; encoded by the coding sequence ATGCCACCAAAGCCGCTACCGAGCATTCCTGTCCCAGCACGAACCGTTCCTCGCAAGATCTTGGTCGTGGACGACAACGAAACCGGCATACGTGCCCTCAAGCGTGCCCTGCGGGGAACCAACCTCCATGTCGTTTCCACCCACAGCCCGTTTGAGTTCGCGGAGCTGTTGAAGCGCGAAAAGCCCGATCTGGCGCTGGTGGACGTCAATCTGCCAGCCATCAACGGCGACAAGATCGTGAGCATTGCGCGCATGTACGACGAGCAACCGTGCCCGCTGGTGCTCTACTCCGCTCGCGCACCGCATGAGCTCGAGGCGCTCGTCAGGGACTGCGGGGCCGCGGGCTGGGTGTACAAATCGGGTGACTCCAAGGACCTCGTCCGACAGCTCGAACGCTACCTTCCCGGCACTACCAGCACGATCCGCAGTGCCGATGCGAATCGCTATCGACGCAAATCGGCGTAG
- the dut gene encoding dUTP diphosphatase — protein MNAQATLQVRVLRKGCARLPHYASEGAAGLDLSAALDTPCVIEPGQRATVPTGLAIALPEGHEGQVRPRSGLASRHGVTVLNAPGTIDEDYRGEVCVLLVNLGSVPYAIHPGDRIAQLVVSQVQRVAVRALEDELAPTSRGTRGLGSTGR, from the coding sequence ATGAACGCGCAAGCCACGCTCCAGGTTCGCGTCCTGCGAAAGGGGTGTGCCCGGCTACCGCACTACGCCAGCGAGGGAGCCGCCGGCCTCGACTTGAGCGCAGCGCTCGACACCCCCTGCGTTATCGAGCCGGGCCAACGCGCAACCGTACCGACCGGCCTTGCGATCGCGCTGCCCGAGGGTCACGAGGGACAAGTACGTCCGCGCTCGGGCCTCGCAAGCCGCCATGGCGTCACGGTGCTCAACGCTCCCGGCACGATCGACGAAGACTACCGCGGCGAGGTCTGCGTGCTCCTGGTCAACCTGGGCTCCGTGCCCTACGCGATCCATCCCGGGGATCGCATCGCGCAGCTGGTCGTAAGCCAAGTGCAGCGTGTGGCCGTGCGCGCGCTCGAAGACGAGCTCGCACCTACCTCGCGCGGGACGCGAGGTCTCGGCAGCACGGGCCGGTGA
- the pnp gene encoding polyribonucleotide nucleotidyltransferase, with translation MIIRESVKVGDAVLTLETGRVAKQAQGSCIVSCGETVVLVTACGTQEPRPGVDFLPLSVDYVEKTYAAGKIPGGFFKREGRLRDDEILTSRLIDRPCRPLFPDGYRNEIQVIATVLSADKHNPSDVLAMVGASAALHLSPVPWQGPIAGVRVGRVDGSFVANPSFDDIAQSDMDIVMAASRDAIVMVEGECDQASEEDFLQALFFGHQAVQQLLDLIERMREVAGKQKWGFAPEQLPDGLEQAVRDTAASGAKQACNVPEKHIRYDRFKEIKKQTVEALTERFPDEDKAIKHCYEQLRSTTMRSQILDERQRVDGRDLATVRPITIEVGWLPRTHGSSLFTRGETQAIVTTTLGTGQDEQKIDALTGERWKRFLLHYNFPPFSVGETRPLRGPGRREVGHGHLAERALSRMLPSKEDFPYTIRLVSEITESNGSSSMATVCGGALSMMDAGVPIRAPVAGIAMGLVKDGDNHAVLTDILGDEDHLGDMDFKVCGTAKGITAIQMDIKIEGLTRGILEAALRQARDARLHVLAKMTEVLAEPRSKLSPHAPRITTIQIKPDQIRAVIGPGGKMIKAIVDQTGATIDIEDDGTVAVASPDEASVEKAIEIIRNLTMEPEVGQIHKGTVNRVEAYGAFVEISPGKDGLLHISELDWKHVPRIEDYVKLGDEIEVKITEIDREGRVRVSRKELLAKPEGWEERPPPASRAASGGGGGGRGRGGPRRGGGDRPRRSR, from the coding sequence ATGATCATTCGAGAAAGCGTCAAAGTCGGCGACGCCGTCCTTACACTAGAGACAGGACGGGTGGCCAAACAAGCACAGGGCTCGTGCATCGTTAGCTGCGGGGAAACCGTGGTGTTGGTGACGGCGTGTGGGACCCAAGAGCCGCGGCCAGGCGTGGACTTCCTGCCGCTTAGCGTCGATTACGTGGAGAAGACCTACGCCGCGGGCAAGATCCCTGGCGGCTTCTTCAAGCGTGAAGGACGGCTCCGGGATGACGAGATCCTGACCTCGCGTCTCATCGACCGCCCGTGCCGCCCGCTGTTCCCGGACGGCTACCGCAACGAGATCCAAGTCATCGCCACGGTGTTGTCCGCGGACAAGCACAACCCCTCGGACGTGCTCGCCATGGTCGGAGCATCCGCAGCGCTGCACCTGAGCCCCGTACCTTGGCAAGGTCCGATCGCCGGCGTGCGCGTAGGCCGCGTCGACGGGAGCTTTGTTGCAAACCCCAGCTTCGACGACATCGCTCAAAGCGACATGGACATCGTCATGGCAGCCTCGCGCGACGCCATCGTGATGGTCGAGGGCGAATGCGACCAGGCGAGCGAGGAGGACTTCCTGCAGGCCCTCTTCTTTGGGCACCAAGCGGTGCAGCAGCTGCTCGATCTGATCGAGCGCATGCGGGAGGTGGCCGGCAAGCAGAAGTGGGGCTTCGCGCCGGAGCAGCTTCCGGACGGCCTGGAACAGGCAGTGCGCGACACAGCAGCAAGCGGCGCGAAGCAAGCGTGCAACGTTCCAGAAAAGCACATTCGCTACGATCGCTTCAAGGAGATCAAGAAGCAGACCGTAGAAGCACTGACGGAACGCTTTCCGGACGAGGATAAGGCGATCAAGCATTGCTACGAGCAGCTTCGCTCCACGACCATGCGATCGCAGATCCTCGATGAGCGGCAGCGGGTCGACGGGCGTGACCTTGCGACCGTCCGGCCGATCACGATCGAGGTCGGATGGCTGCCGCGCACCCACGGCTCATCCCTGTTCACCCGGGGAGAGACCCAGGCGATCGTCACGACCACCCTGGGCACCGGTCAGGACGAGCAGAAGATCGATGCTCTTACCGGGGAGCGCTGGAAGCGTTTTCTGCTCCATTACAATTTCCCGCCTTTTTCCGTTGGTGAGACCCGCCCGCTACGCGGCCCAGGGCGCCGTGAGGTGGGTCACGGTCATCTCGCCGAACGGGCTCTTTCGCGCATGCTGCCGAGCAAGGAGGACTTTCCTTACACGATCCGGCTCGTCTCCGAGATCACCGAGTCGAACGGGTCGTCCTCCATGGCCACCGTGTGCGGCGGCGCCCTTTCCATGATGGACGCCGGCGTTCCCATCCGCGCCCCCGTCGCTGGAATTGCCATGGGTCTCGTCAAGGACGGTGACAACCACGCCGTGTTGACCGATATCCTTGGAGACGAAGACCATCTGGGTGATATGGACTTCAAGGTCTGCGGCACCGCCAAGGGCATCACCGCGATCCAGATGGATATCAAGATCGAGGGGCTGACGCGAGGCATCCTCGAGGCTGCGCTGCGGCAAGCACGCGACGCGCGCCTGCACGTGCTCGCCAAGATGACGGAAGTGCTGGCGGAACCACGCAGCAAGCTGTCACCCCACGCGCCGCGCATCACGACGATTCAGATCAAGCCCGATCAGATCCGCGCCGTGATCGGACCCGGTGGCAAGATGATCAAGGCGATCGTCGATCAGACTGGCGCCACGATCGATATCGAAGACGACGGCACGGTTGCCGTGGCATCCCCGGACGAGGCAAGTGTCGAAAAGGCCATCGAGATCATTCGCAACCTGACCATGGAACCCGAGGTGGGTCAGATCCACAAGGGCACCGTAAACAGGGTCGAGGCCTATGGCGCGTTCGTGGAAATCTCCCCAGGCAAAGACGGTCTGCTGCACATTTCCGAGCTCGACTGGAAGCACGTTCCGCGTATCGAGGACTACGTGAAGCTTGGCGACGAGATCGAGGTGAAGATCACGGAAATCGACCGCGAAGGTCGTGTTCGGGTGTCACGCAAGGAACTGCTGGCCAAGCCTGAAGGCTGGGAAGAACGACCGCCGCCGGCGAGCCGTGCCGCCAGCGGGGGCGGCGGTGGTGGCCGGGGGCGTGGCGGGCCTCGGCGTGGCGGTGGTGATCGGCCACGTCGTAGCCGATGA